In Oryza glaberrima chromosome 8, OglaRS2, whole genome shotgun sequence, the following are encoded in one genomic region:
- the LOC127783323 gene encoding protein ecdysoneless homolog: MATSASASTSSPFPFPARRPPDDTLFYAVYPLPLPTALPPPDLHAALRSLHLSLSSHLAPFLASHLFHRDAFALTIPPPDHTAATSPCALCASPPVPHLHGALRFGDSLADEWLGVSLLFELTRAFPSLAARAWDSDGEFLLIEAAFALPRWLDPDTAPNRVFIFRGELHILPPSLFSGTPSLDAALAAVHDDAVDTRAPDAVQAAIQRRIAGLPEKASENLHTARVIVPVPVAKVLKEEPCLIARAVEGFYDRDIDTMKHAARMEKFLRGPGGEGVEMVRTSVRMTRAMYAQLVQQNFQAPRGYPMPRREEGPEKWMEAELGMKIACGFEMMYQERRREGEEGKGSTWEVYRKSLEATGCFNGLLPGSKEYKRVMEDAMQYYKSSSLFSRTREILSAPVRRIDEILAMPYSAEEFEGSDLPPSDDDSWLYNGEDELAAELCARQQEMEEYETAKQYRKSQRKNVSGSSSSQSNEFNLGEITESMQEFVHKMSSFEGAEVPANRKDMESVDLDVNQFFKAMESVLGRSKDEPGNEAGFDGKSSSSDIDLEDDSDYGSDFGEESGEKGMDNAFMESYSDALNKELSMTTIEKSFARAPHPDTSNEGPSGAADTDGKMTPVDVDLNLVESFLNSYSSQQGLPGPASNLLGLMGVKVPPDGKKP; this comes from the exons ATggcgacctccgcctccgcctccacctccagccCCTTCCCGttccccgcccgccgcccgccggacgACACCCTCTTCTACGCCGTCTAcccgctccccctccccaccgccctcccgccgccggacctccacgccgcgctccggtccctccacctctccctctcctcccacctCGCCCCCTTCCTCGCCTCCCACCTCTTCCACCGCGACGCCTTCGCGCTCACCATCCCGCCGCCCGaccacaccgccgccacctccccctgCGCGCTCTGCGCCTCCCCCCCCGTCCCGCACCTCCACGGCGCGCTCCGCTTCGGCGACTCCCTCGCCGACGAGTGGCTCGGTGTCTCCCTCCTCTTCGAGCTCACCCGCGCGTTCCCGAGCCTGGCCGCGCGCGCGTGGGACTCCGACGGGGAGTTCCTCCTCATCGAGGCCGCCTTCGCGCTCCCGCGGTGGCTCGACCCGGACACCGCCCCGAACCGCGTCTTCATCTTCCGCGGCGAGCTCCACAtcctgccgccgtcgctctTCTCCGGGACGCCCTCCCtcgacgccgcgctcgccgccgtccatgaTGACGCCGTCGACACCCGCGCCCCCGACGCCGTCCAGGCCGCCATACAGCGCCGCATCGCCGGGCTGCCTGAGAAGGCCTCGGAGAACCTCCACACCGCGCGCGTCATTGTCCCGGTGCCCGTGGCGAAGGTGCTGAAGGAGGAGCCTTGCTTGATCGCCCGCGCCGTCGAGGGGTTCTATGACCGGGACATAGACACCATGAAACACGCGGCGAGGATGGAGAAATTCCTCAGGGGACCTGGCGGAGAGGGGGTTGAGATGGTGAGGACATCGGTGCGCATGACGCGGGCAATGTACGCGCAGCTCGTGCAGCAGAACTTTCAGGCACCGAGGGGTTACCCCAtgccgaggagggaggaggggccgGAGAAGTGGATGGAGGCAGAGTTGGGGATGAAAATTGCTTGTGGGTTTGAGATGATGTATCaggagaggcggcgggagggggaggaagggaaggggagcaCATGGGAGGTTTACAGGAAGAGCTTGGAGGCGACAGGGTGCTTCAATGGTCTGCTTCCTGGGTCAAAAGAGTACAAGAGGGTTATGGAGGATGCAATGCAGTATTACAAAAGCTCGAGTTTGTTTTCACGAACAAG GGAGATACTAAGTGCTCCTGTGCGTCGAATTGATGAAATCCTTGCCATGCCATACTCGGCTGAGGAATTTGAAGGCAGTGACCTTCCTCCGAGCGACGATGACTCTTGGTTGTATAATGGGGAGGATGAGTTAGCTGCGGAACTCTGTGCAAGGCAGCAGGAAATGGAAGAGTATGAAACTGCAAAACAATACAGAAAAAGTCAAAGGAAAAATGTCTCAGGCAGTTCTAGCTCGCAGTCAAACGAGTTTAATCTTGGAGAGATTACAGAGTCCATGCAAGAATTTGTTCACAAAATGTCAAGCTTTGAGGGAGCTGAAGTTCCTGCAAACAG GAAAGACATGGAATCAGTGGATCTGGATGTCAACCAGTTCTTCAAGGCCATGGAATCTGTGCTAGGTCGTTCAAAAGATGAACCTGGCAATGAAGCCGGGTTTGATGGAAAATCTTCATCATCTGACATAGACCTTG AAGACGATTCTGATTATGGGAGTGATTTCGGCGAAGAATCTGGTGAGAAGGGTATGGATAATGCTTTTATGGAATCATATTCTGATGCACTGAATAAAGAACTCAGTATGACCACTATAGAGAAAAGTTTCGCTCGTGCACCGCACCCTGATACCAGCAATGAG GGTCCATCAGGTGCTGCAGATACTGATGGGAAGATGACCCCAGTTGATGTGGACCTGAACCTTGTTGAGAGCTTCCTTAACTCTTACTCCTCTCAACAGGGTCTCCCAGGCCCAGCTTCCAATCTGCTGGGACTTATGGGTGTAAAAGTACCTCCTGATGGTAAAAAGCCGTGA
- the LOC127782606 gene encoding uncharacterized protein LOC127782606, whose amino-acid sequence MIAAGAASMGRATATPAHGAHSRWPRAVARLRLAFRSPAPAASGGARWIGCFRPAPPAAVKEAKGKRPEVEKEPARGGGEDVWSAQAEAEVAQGGGFPEHLVVMVNGLVGSADDWKFAAEQFVRRMPEKVIVHRSQCNSATQTFDGVDLMGERLANEVLSVVEQRRGVKKISFVAHSLGGLVARYAIGRLYEPNNKTKSSSEKSRDEGERLEGFIAGLEPMNFITFASPHLGSSGNKQLPFLCGLPFLERRASETAHLLVGRTGKHLFLTDNDDGRRPLLLQMVDDCDDIKFRSALRSFKRRVAYANANFDHMVGWRTSSIRRQHELPKHRLLVRDEKYPHIVHVDKGATNSNEAEARSDLYDPEEEMIRGLTQVPWERVDVSFQKSSQRLVAHNTIQVKSYWLNSDGADVINHMMDNFIV is encoded by the exons atgatcgccgccggcgccgcctcgatgggccgcgccaccgccactccAGCCCACGGGGCCCATTCGCGGTGgccccgcgccgtcgcgcgcctccgcctcgcgtTCCGCTCCCCGGCGCccgcggccagcggcggcgcgcggtggatAGGCTGCTTCCGcccggcgccaccggcggcggtgaaggaggCGAAGGGGAagcggccggaggtggagaaggagCCTGCGCGGGGCGGAGGGGAGGACGTGTGGAGCGCGCAGGCGGAGGCCGAGGTGGCGCAGGGCGGGGGTTTCCCCGAGCACCTCGTCGTCATGGTCAATGGCCTCGTCGGGAG cgcGGATGACTGGAAATTCGCGGCGGAGCAGTTCGTGAGGCGGATGCCGGAAAAAGTGATCGTGCACC GAAGCCAGTGCAATTCGGCTACACAAACATTTGACGGAGTTGACCTGATGGGTGAAAGGTTGGCAAATGAG GTTTTATCAGTTGTAGAACAAAGAAGAGGTGTGAAGAAGATCTCATTTGTGGCACACTCTCTAGGTGGCCTTGTTGCTAGATATGCTATAGGGAGGCTTTATGAACCAAATAACAAAACTAAATCTTCTTCGGAGAAGAGCAGAGATGAAGGTGAGCGCTTGGAGGGTTTCATTGCTGGCTTAGAACCTATGAATTTTATAACCTTTGCCTCACCGCATCTTGGTTCAAGTGGAAACAAACAG CTCCCTTTCTTATGTGGCCTGCCTTTCCTGGAAAGAAGAGCTTCGGAAACTGCACATTTGCTTGTTGGGAGAACAGGAAAGCATTTATTCCTTACAGACAATGATGATGGCAGACGCCCACTCCTCCTTCAAATGGTTGATGACTGTGATGATATAAAATTCAG ATCAGCGTTGCGCTCTTTCAAACGACGTGTGGCATATGCTAATGCAAACTTCGACC ATATGGTTGGGTGGAGAACGTCATCAATCCGTCGCCAACATGAGCTACCAAAA CATCGACTTCTTGTTCGTGATGAGAAATATCCTCATATTGTCCATGTTGATAAAGGAGCAACGAACAGTAATGAAGCAGAAGCTCGTTCTGATCTTTATGACCCAGAAG AGGAGATGATTAGAGGCCTTACACAAGTACCGTGGGAACGTGTTGATGTGAGCTTCCAGAAAAGTAGTCAAAGATTGGTTGCGCATAACACCATCCAG GTGAAGAGCTATTGGCTAAACTCAGACGGCGCGGACGTTATCAATCACATGATGGATAATTTTATCGTCTAG